One part of the Pirellulales bacterium genome encodes these proteins:
- the nusA gene encoding transcription termination factor NusA: MNATEVLRIVDAIHRDKNIDKEIVFQAIEAALVSAAKKQYGEDQDIVVNIDRVNGAISGTHNGQPLDAQETLGRIVAQTAKQVIIQKIREAERDALYNEYQELVGQMVPGVVQKYENGTATVSLGNTEAILPRSEQIPGETHHANERVRATVFEVKKQGSRVKVILSRTRPQLVQRLFEQENPEIADGVIEVRSMSREPGYRSKVAVSSSDSRVDCVGACVGVRGNRIKNIVDELGGERIDIVRWSDDLQVLIPNALQPAEVEEVILCQMIGKAIVLVREDQLSLAIGRRGQNVRLASKLSGWDIEIMTREELDSEIERAVAGFSELEGVDSSLAERLVGEGFLTYDELSVIEPDQLMAMGNLSEEQVQAIVDQAEARAEEAEAAAAAERKRQREQERIDAATAEADRKEAELAAQTAETSEASAVPDDEEVLPGSNGVEENGVAQHGSAEETAATGEESATG; encoded by the coding sequence ATGAACGCCACCGAAGTCCTGCGAATCGTCGATGCGATCCATCGCGATAAGAATATCGATAAGGAAATCGTCTTTCAGGCAATCGAAGCGGCGCTGGTGTCGGCTGCCAAGAAGCAGTATGGCGAGGACCAGGATATTGTCGTCAACATCGACCGGGTGAACGGAGCCATTTCAGGTACGCACAACGGCCAGCCGCTCGACGCTCAGGAAACGCTGGGGCGCATTGTGGCCCAGACGGCAAAGCAAGTGATCATACAGAAAATTCGCGAGGCCGAACGCGACGCGCTGTACAACGAATACCAAGAGTTGGTCGGCCAAATGGTCCCCGGCGTTGTGCAGAAATACGAGAATGGAACCGCGACGGTCTCGTTGGGGAACACCGAAGCAATCCTGCCGCGCAGCGAGCAGATTCCCGGAGAAACGCACCATGCCAACGAACGCGTGCGGGCGACGGTGTTTGAAGTAAAAAAACAAGGCAGTCGGGTCAAGGTAATTCTCAGCCGCACGCGCCCGCAGTTAGTGCAGCGGCTGTTCGAGCAAGAAAATCCCGAAATTGCCGACGGCGTGATAGAAGTCCGCTCGATGTCACGCGAACCTGGCTACCGCAGCAAAGTGGCGGTGAGCAGCAGCGATTCACGCGTCGATTGTGTCGGCGCATGTGTCGGAGTACGGGGAAATCGCATCAAAAATATCGTCGATGAACTCGGCGGCGAACGGATCGACATTGTACGCTGGAGCGACGACCTGCAGGTGCTGATTCCCAACGCCTTGCAGCCTGCCGAGGTCGAGGAAGTTATTTTGTGCCAGATGATCGGCAAAGCGATCGTCCTGGTGCGTGAAGACCAGCTTTCGCTGGCGATCGGCCGTCGCGGGCAGAATGTGCGACTGGCGAGCAAGCTTTCCGGATGGGATATAGAGATTATGACCCGCGAAGAGCTCGATTCGGAGATCGAGCGGGCCGTCGCCGGGTTTTCGGAGCTGGAAGGGGTCGATTCGTCGCTGGCCGAGCGGTTGGTCGGCGAAGGCTTTTTGACCTACGATGAATTATCGGTCATCGAGCCTGACCAGTTGATGGCAATGGGCAATCTCAGCGAAGAACAAGTACAGGCTATAGTCGATCAAGCCGAAGCTCGGGCCGAAGAAGCCGAAGCCGCGGCCGCGGCCGAACGCAAGCGGCAGCGCGAACAGGAACGAATTGACGCCGCCACCGCAGAGGCCGACAGGAAGGAAGCCGAACTGGCGGCTCAAACGGCCGAAACTTCGGAAGCAAGCGCCGTGCCGGACGATGAAGAGGTCTTGCCTGGCAGCAATGGGGTGGAGGAGAATGGAGTTGCTCAACACGGGTCTGCCGAGGAAACTGCGGCGACCGGGGAGGAATCGGCGACCGGTTAG
- a CDS encoding dihydroorotate dehydrogenase electron transfer subunit, translating to MSNPLHAAFYADNASQVAAEIVENVPLARNTFRVRFECPSVARQIVPGQFIMLRLAGCDDPLLGRPLAVYDVVQDSTGDAIGLDVVYLVAGKLTRRLANCRAGVGLEIWGPLGNGFSPQAAEHLIMVAGGIGQTPFLSLAKEHLGRQRYGHRRQTVARPKQITFCYGARNSEFFAGLDDFRALGIDVRLSTDDGSSGHHGFVTDVLRMLLDEPPLGTRKIVCCGPEPMMEAVAEIARHYTISCEVSLETPMACGIGICFTCVAKVIQSDGSWDYKRTCVEGPVFDAEKIAW from the coding sequence ATGAGCAATCCGTTGCACGCGGCGTTTTATGCCGACAACGCATCGCAGGTGGCCGCCGAAATTGTCGAAAACGTTCCTTTGGCACGGAACACGTTTCGAGTGCGCTTCGAATGCCCGTCGGTCGCGCGGCAAATCGTGCCGGGGCAGTTTATCATGCTGCGACTGGCGGGCTGCGACGATCCGTTGCTGGGGCGCCCGCTGGCAGTCTACGATGTCGTGCAAGATTCGACTGGAGACGCGATTGGACTCGATGTGGTCTATTTAGTCGCCGGAAAGCTTACGCGGCGGCTGGCAAACTGTCGAGCTGGAGTCGGCCTGGAAATTTGGGGTCCGCTCGGAAACGGTTTCTCGCCGCAAGCGGCCGAGCATCTCATCATGGTCGCCGGCGGCATCGGGCAGACGCCGTTCTTGTCGCTGGCGAAAGAGCATCTCGGACGGCAGCGCTACGGCCATCGGCGGCAAACAGTCGCTCGGCCGAAGCAAATCACGTTTTGCTACGGCGCGCGAAACTCGGAGTTTTTTGCGGGATTGGACGATTTCCGTGCGTTAGGAATCGACGTGCGACTGAGCACGGACGACGGATCGTCGGGGCATCACGGCTTCGTAACCGACGTATTACGCATGTTGCTCGACGAACCGCCGCTGGGTACGCGAAAAATCGTCTGCTGCGGCCCCGAACCCATGATGGAGGCCGTCGCGGAAATTGCACGGCATTACACGATTTCGTGCGAAGTCTCTCTCGAAACGCCGATGGCCTGCGGCATTGGTATCTGCTTTACCTGCGTGGCGAAAGTGATACAGTCGGATGGGAGTTGGGATTACAAACGAACCTGCGTCGAGGGACCGGTGTTTGATGCGGAGAAGATCGCGTGGTGA
- a CDS encoding rRNA pseudouridine synthase, which yields MPKHSKHNDRKPRYGGSPERKHRRAKGPMRGADATDGPIRLQKVLAAAGVGSRRQCEELIAEGRVDVDGQTVTELGTRVDPQRQEIRVDGERLRRPKRVYLLINKPIGVISTSDDPSGRARVIDLAPTRERLFTVGRLDKSSDGLILATNDGELTDLLTHPRYGVEKTYLAEVAGVPSAESVQKLRKGVHLAEGYAHAKRVHVRRSHKHSTVMEMVLDEGRNREVRRLLARIGHKVLKLRRIAIGPLRLGALKPGESRSLRAEEVEQLYRVARAGRKKDPTKQRAAKTDGPLRAKPKSDDRRAIRPSIDKSIPSGDDTGDLSYLWNDPPSDQDELSDFEQTVAPALEEAEVSPIDLSPIEPGGMRRRDRRPQPTLIGAKPKTPRKDRTGGVRGRKIRQQRGRR from the coding sequence ATGCCAAAGCACTCAAAGCACAACGATCGCAAACCTCGCTATGGAGGATCGCCAGAGCGCAAACATCGCCGAGCCAAAGGTCCGATGCGCGGTGCCGACGCCACGGATGGTCCGATCCGATTGCAGAAGGTGCTAGCGGCCGCGGGCGTCGGCAGTCGGCGGCAATGCGAAGAGTTGATCGCCGAAGGGCGAGTGGATGTCGATGGCCAGACCGTGACGGAGCTGGGCACGCGCGTTGATCCGCAGCGGCAAGAGATCCGCGTCGACGGCGAACGATTGAGGCGGCCAAAGCGAGTTTATCTGCTGATCAACAAACCGATCGGCGTCATTTCCACCAGCGACGATCCAAGCGGTCGCGCACGAGTGATCGATTTGGCGCCGACACGCGAGCGGCTTTTTACCGTCGGCCGGCTCGACAAGTCGAGCGATGGTTTGATCTTGGCGACCAACGATGGCGAATTGACCGACTTGCTGACGCATCCGCGCTATGGAGTAGAGAAAACGTACCTGGCCGAAGTGGCCGGAGTGCCGTCGGCGGAATCGGTGCAAAAGCTCCGCAAGGGCGTGCATCTGGCCGAGGGATACGCACACGCCAAGCGCGTTCATGTGCGGCGGTCTCACAAGCACAGTACGGTGATGGAAATGGTGCTCGACGAGGGGCGAAATCGCGAGGTGCGACGATTGCTGGCGCGCATCGGCCACAAAGTGTTGAAGCTCAGACGAATCGCCATTGGACCACTACGGCTAGGGGCACTCAAGCCGGGCGAAAGCCGCTCGCTGCGGGCCGAAGAAGTGGAGCAGCTTTATCGAGTCGCTCGTGCCGGGAGAAAGAAAGACCCTACGAAACAGCGAGCGGCAAAAACGGACGGCCCCTTGCGCGCGAAGCCAAAGAGCGACGACCGTCGCGCGATTCGCCCCAGTATCGACAAGTCGATTCCCTCCGGCGACGATACGGGCGATCTGTCCTATTTATGGAATGATCCGCCGTCGGACCAGGACGAATTGTCCGACTTTGAACAAACGGTTGCGCCAGCGCTGGAGGAGGCCGAAGTTTCGCCGATCGATCTCAGCCCCATTGAGCCAGGCGGAATGCGACGCCGCGATCGTAGGCCCCAACCGACCTTGATCGGCGCGAAGCCGAAGACGCCGCGGAAAGATCGAACAGGCGGTGTACGCGGCCGAAAGATTCGACAGCAACGAGGGCGGCGATGA